From Polynucleobacter sp. MWH-Braz-FAM2G, a single genomic window includes:
- the gmhB gene encoding D-glycero-beta-D-manno-heptose 1,7-bisphosphate 7-phosphatase codes for MSTGSSKLIILDRDGVINEDRDDYVKSVDEWIPIPGSLEAIALLNQAGYQIAIATNQSGLSRGYFSINDLHAMHSKMEALLKPLGGRIDSIFFCPHQDAHQCDCRKPAPGLMKEIALRYKKIDSTHPLAGVPIVGDSLRDLQAGVALGATPHLVLTGKGQKTMAKGDLPAGTQIHADLLAFANTLLENKV; via the coding sequence ATGAGCACTGGCTCCTCTAAACTGATAATTCTGGATCGCGATGGCGTGATCAACGAGGATCGCGATGATTATGTGAAGTCGGTAGACGAGTGGATCCCCATACCTGGCAGTCTAGAAGCAATCGCCCTATTAAATCAGGCCGGTTATCAAATTGCCATTGCAACTAACCAATCCGGACTTTCTAGAGGTTATTTCAGCATTAACGATTTGCATGCCATGCATAGCAAAATGGAAGCATTGTTAAAGCCCTTGGGCGGACGTATCGATAGTATTTTTTTCTGTCCTCATCAGGATGCCCACCAATGCGATTGCCGTAAACCAGCGCCTGGTCTCATGAAAGAGATCGCATTACGCTACAAGAAGATTGATAGCACTCACCCTCTTGCTGGCGTTCCCATAGTTGGAGATTCTTTACGTGATCTACAAGCTGGAGTGGCTTTAGGAGCAACACCTCATTTAGTACTGACTGGAAAAGGCCAAAAGACGATGGCAAAAGGTGACTTACCTGCAGGCACACAAATACACGCTGATCTACTAGCATTTGCAAATACACTTTTAGAAAATAAGGTTTAG
- the rsmA gene encoding 16S rRNA (adenine(1518)-N(6)/adenine(1519)-N(6))-dimethyltransferase RsmA: MHRARKRFGQNFLQDNGIIYSIVSLINPSSDMHVIEIGPGLGALTLPLLSSLDQLDLLEIDRDLVAFWNEKNLKGLNVIEGDALKFDFLAWAQNRLSKQGLCKVVGNLPYNISSPLLFHLVSAANFIDEQVFMLQAEVVERMVAKAGSSDFSRLSVMLQARYDMELVLEVPPEAFEPHPKVNSAVVRMIPRRDFSLTEVQWSSLEKIVAAAFSQRRKMLRTNLQVFSEQLGLTDEELKSRAQDISVDRYIEWAKIQAA; this comes from the coding sequence ATGCATCGCGCACGTAAACGATTTGGGCAAAACTTTCTACAAGACAACGGAATTATTTATTCGATTGTCTCGCTCATCAATCCTAGTTCGGATATGCATGTTATCGAAATTGGACCTGGTCTTGGTGCCTTAACGCTGCCTTTGTTAAGTAGTCTTGATCAGTTGGACCTCTTAGAAATTGATCGTGATTTAGTAGCTTTTTGGAATGAAAAGAATCTTAAGGGCCTCAACGTGATTGAGGGCGATGCCCTTAAATTTGATTTCTTGGCATGGGCTCAAAATCGTTTAAGCAAACAAGGCTTATGTAAGGTTGTTGGTAACTTGCCTTACAACATCTCATCACCATTGCTATTTCATTTAGTTTCTGCCGCTAATTTTATTGATGAACAAGTATTTATGTTGCAAGCTGAAGTGGTTGAAAGAATGGTCGCGAAGGCGGGTAGCTCTGATTTCAGCCGCTTATCTGTCATGCTACAAGCCCGCTACGATATGGAATTGGTGTTGGAGGTGCCTCCTGAAGCCTTTGAACCTCACCCCAAGGTGAATTCTGCTGTGGTACGCATGATTCCAAGAAGAGATTTTTCATTAACCGAAGTGCAATGGAGTTCTTTAGAGAAGATTGTGGCAGCTGCATTTTCCCAAAGAAGAAAAATGTTGCGTACCAATTTGCAAGTATTTTCGGAGCAATTAGGCTTGACAGATGAAGAGCTCAAGTCGAGAGCTCAAGACATTTCAGTAGACCGGTACATTGAGTGGGCAAAGATCCAAGCGGCTTAA
- the pdxA gene encoding 4-hydroxythreonine-4-phosphate dehydrogenase PdxA, producing the protein MQQVARHVNLVVSTGEPAGVGPEVSLVASLDFLREQVNVQITLLGDKTLFLVPKGISSELLDRLQFHPISLGATVTPGLLNVDNASYVINQLNYAIDGCLQGRYDAMVTAPLQKSIINDAGTPFTGHTEYLAQRCNSSHVVMMLCAQLPNGFLGLTAPRDLRVALATTHLPLKEVPQALSYELILNTIQIVNQDLQKKFGIAKPLIRVAGLNPHAGESGHLGREEIEIITPAIEAAKELGVNVSGPHPGDTMFDAESISKVDAFIAIYHDQGLAPFKFVTFGNGINVTLGLPIIRTSVDHGTALDIAGKGIADAGSMLEALRLAYQLALNQQRLN; encoded by the coding sequence ATGCAGCAAGTAGCCCGCCACGTTAATCTCGTTGTAAGTACTGGCGAGCCAGCTGGAGTAGGGCCTGAAGTTTCTCTTGTAGCTTCACTAGATTTTTTGCGTGAACAAGTTAATGTTCAGATTACTTTATTGGGCGATAAAACATTATTTTTAGTGCCCAAAGGTATTTCCTCAGAGTTATTGGATAGGCTGCAATTTCATCCAATTTCGCTGGGGGCGACTGTAACGCCGGGCCTCTTAAATGTTGATAATGCCTCGTATGTTATTAATCAATTGAACTACGCTATCGATGGGTGCTTGCAAGGTCGCTATGATGCCATGGTAACCGCACCACTTCAAAAAAGTATTATCAATGACGCTGGCACACCCTTTACGGGGCATACGGAGTACTTGGCGCAACGCTGCAATAGTTCTCATGTAGTCATGATGTTATGCGCCCAATTACCCAATGGTTTTCTGGGGCTAACGGCTCCGCGAGATTTGCGAGTTGCTTTAGCTACAACACACCTTCCTTTAAAAGAGGTGCCACAAGCCCTAAGTTATGAGTTGATATTAAATACGATTCAAATCGTGAATCAAGATTTACAAAAAAAATTTGGCATTGCTAAACCATTAATTCGTGTGGCTGGTCTAAATCCCCATGCTGGGGAGTCCGGTCATTTAGGGCGGGAAGAAATAGAAATTATTACCCCTGCAATCGAAGCGGCTAAAGAGTTGGGAGTGAATGTATCTGGTCCTCATCCAGGCGATACGATGTTTGATGCTGAATCCATCTCCAAAGTCGATGCGTTCATTGCAATTTATCATGATCAAGGCTTGGCACCCTTTAAATTTGTGACATTTGGAAATGGAATCAATGTCACTCTCGGGTTGCCGATTATTCGCACATCGGTAGATCACGGAACGGCCTTGGACATTGCGGGTAAAGGAATAGCGGACGCTGGTAGCATGCTTGAAGCCCTTCGTTTAGCCTATCAATTAGCCCTTAATCAACAAAGGCTAAACTAA
- the glyS gene encoding glycine--tRNA ligase subunit beta — translation MSTSNSKPQSATLLIEVFTEELPPKSLRRLGDAFSAGIFAALKSAGLATESSLVTGFATPRRLAVQITNVLNQAPDYPVREKLLPTSIAFDAEGKATPPLLKKLGALGYADVDLTTLEKAGEGKNEALYLNVIAKGAALEQTAQMALEQTLNKLPIAKMMHYQVPQKDGQLADVQFARPAHRIIVLHGDAVLNISALGIKANHQTEGHRFLAPGIITINNADQYESELQSKAKIIPSFSKRRDQIESALLKAAGDDLVLMPESLLDEVTALVEWPAIYECHFDQEFLEVPQECLILTMQTNQKYFALTDKNGKLRNRFLIVSNIETKKPDAIISGNERVVRPRLSDARFFFQQDQKRPLASRIADLGKVVYHNQLGNQLDRTKRVQGLAIGIAKKLGVDEKLASRAAEIAKTDLLTDMVGEFPELQGIMGRYYATHDGEHLDVASACSEHYMPRFAGDELPQTQTGTILAIADKLETLVGIWGVGLAPTGDKDPYALRRHALGICRLLLEKNLSLNLPDLIEMARAQFSQADVQEKANTADIYAFIIDRLRAYLRDQSVAGKAFTSAEIDAVLSQEPAQINDLIERLRALREFNALEEAAQLAAANKRISNILKKTSTAIPATCSEKLLQIPAEATLHKALEAVTPALTAAYEKRQFVELLRSLVALSKPIDQFFADVMVMDPNTELRDNRLALLQQLHQKMNLVADLGKLA, via the coding sequence ATGAGCACATCTAATTCAAAACCTCAATCAGCTACTTTATTGATTGAAGTATTTACCGAAGAATTACCTCCGAAGTCATTGCGCCGTCTAGGTGATGCTTTTAGTGCAGGCATCTTTGCAGCACTCAAATCTGCTGGATTAGCAACCGAGTCATCACTGGTGACTGGCTTTGCAACACCACGCCGCTTAGCAGTTCAAATCACTAATGTTCTAAATCAAGCGCCGGATTATCCAGTCCGTGAAAAACTCCTGCCAACCAGCATTGCTTTTGATGCTGAAGGCAAAGCAACCCCACCTTTACTCAAAAAATTAGGTGCACTAGGATATGCAGATGTTGACCTCACCACCTTAGAAAAAGCTGGTGAAGGCAAGAATGAAGCGCTTTATCTGAATGTCATCGCCAAGGGCGCCGCTCTTGAACAAACAGCTCAAATGGCACTCGAGCAGACGTTGAATAAGTTACCGATTGCAAAAATGATGCATTACCAAGTGCCGCAGAAAGATGGTCAATTGGCTGACGTCCAATTTGCTCGTCCTGCTCACCGCATTATTGTCCTACATGGGGATGCTGTGCTTAATATCAGCGCACTAGGTATCAAGGCAAATCATCAAACCGAAGGGCATCGCTTTTTAGCACCTGGAATTATCACTATTAATAATGCGGATCAGTACGAATCTGAACTGCAATCTAAAGCTAAGATCATCCCCAGCTTTAGCAAACGTCGTGACCAAATTGAATCTGCTCTTTTAAAAGCGGCTGGCGATGATTTGGTGTTGATGCCAGAAAGCCTTCTTGATGAGGTAACCGCTCTTGTTGAATGGCCAGCTATTTATGAATGCCACTTTGATCAAGAATTCTTGGAAGTTCCACAAGAATGCTTGATTTTGACCATGCAAACCAATCAAAAGTACTTTGCATTGACCGATAAAAATGGCAAGTTACGTAATCGATTTTTAATTGTCTCCAATATTGAAACCAAAAAGCCTGACGCCATTATTTCTGGTAACGAGAGAGTTGTACGCCCCCGTTTATCTGACGCTCGCTTCTTCTTCCAGCAAGATCAAAAGCGCCCACTAGCTTCACGCATAGCTGATCTAGGCAAGGTGGTTTATCACAACCAGCTTGGTAATCAGCTAGATCGTACCAAGCGGGTTCAAGGACTTGCAATTGGAATCGCCAAAAAACTAGGTGTCGATGAAAAGTTGGCCTCACGTGCTGCTGAAATTGCTAAAACAGACCTATTAACCGATATGGTTGGTGAGTTCCCAGAATTACAAGGAATTATGGGTCGTTATTACGCAACTCATGATGGTGAGCATCTTGATGTAGCTAGCGCTTGTAGCGAACACTACATGCCACGCTTTGCTGGTGATGAGCTACCGCAAACACAAACTGGCACTATTTTGGCAATTGCTGACAAACTAGAAACACTGGTAGGGATTTGGGGTGTAGGACTTGCGCCCACTGGCGATAAGGATCCTTATGCACTGCGCCGTCATGCCCTCGGCATCTGTCGTTTGCTTTTGGAGAAAAATCTTTCGCTCAATTTGCCAGATCTTATTGAGATGGCTCGCGCCCAGTTCTCTCAAGCAGACGTGCAAGAGAAAGCAAATACGGCTGATATCTACGCATTCATTATTGATCGTTTACGCGCCTATCTAAGAGACCAATCGGTTGCTGGTAAAGCATTCACTAGCGCTGAGATTGACGCTGTCCTCAGCCAAGAGCCAGCGCAAATCAATGATTTGATTGAACGCTTGAGAGCATTGCGTGAATTTAATGCTCTTGAAGAAGCTGCTCAGCTTGCTGCCGCCAATAAGCGTATTAGTAATATTTTGAAGAAGACCTCCACTGCCATACCGGCAACTTGCTCAGAAAAATTACTGCAAATACCAGCAGAGGCTACATTACATAAGGCCCTAGAAGCAGTTACTCCAGCACTCACTGCTGCTTATGAAAAACGACAGTTTGTGGAACTCTTAAGATCTCTTGTAGCCTTGAGTAAACCTATTGACCAATTTTTTGCCGATGTCATGGTCATGGATCCAAATACCGAGTTACGCGATAACCGTTTAGCGCTCTTGCAACAACTTCACCAGAAAATGAATCTCGTTGCCGATCTCGGCAAACTAGCATGA
- a CDS encoding 1-acyl-sn-glycerol-3-phosphate acyltransferase codes for MMLIRSILFALFLLVFTPIWSVLCLLAFPFLNPENRYTFIGLWNKIVIALLKPLCGIQYEIRGMENMQAVLNERVIILSKHQSAYETIAYIALLPKQLCFVFKRELLWIPFFGWALALLKMIHIDRSNKQSAAHSVATQGRKRLSEGKWIMLFPEGTRTPTGSTKPYRKGGARLASATDALVIPIAHNAGRCWPKNSFLKHPGTVIFSIGPAINSANKSAEQLQQEVESWIEAEMRVIDPTAYK; via the coding sequence ATGATGTTGATTCGCTCCATCCTCTTCGCTTTATTTTTACTGGTGTTCACTCCCATTTGGTCAGTACTCTGCTTGCTGGCTTTTCCATTTTTGAACCCAGAAAATCGCTACACCTTCATTGGACTCTGGAACAAAATAGTGATTGCCTTATTAAAGCCACTGTGTGGAATTCAGTATGAGATCCGCGGCATGGAAAATATGCAGGCTGTCCTAAACGAGCGCGTCATTATCTTAAGCAAACATCAGTCTGCTTATGAAACGATTGCTTATATTGCTTTGCTACCCAAGCAACTTTGTTTTGTTTTTAAACGTGAGTTACTTTGGATCCCATTTTTTGGCTGGGCTTTGGCTCTGCTGAAAATGATCCACATAGATCGTTCTAATAAACAGAGTGCAGCCCATTCAGTAGCAACTCAGGGTCGTAAACGCTTGAGTGAAGGTAAATGGATTATGCTTTTTCCGGAAGGCACTAGAACCCCTACAGGGTCTACTAAGCCATATCGCAAAGGTGGTGCACGTCTAGCGAGCGCTACTGATGCTTTGGTTATTCCGATTGCACATAATGCCGGTCGCTGTTGGCCAAAAAATAGTTTTCTAAAACATCCTGGCACAGTGATTTTTTCAATTGGACCGGCAATCAACTCAGCCAATAAATCAGCGGAACAACTTCAACAAGAGGTAGAGAGTTGGATTGAAGCTGAAATGCGTGTAATTGATCCCACTGCATACAAATAA
- a CDS encoding aminoglycoside phosphotransferase family protein gives MTDSRLNTLRNWLKALEASWQLDLDTLVPASADASFRRYFRIESKKPDFSTLIVMDAPPEHEPLDAFIKVDLLLTVAGLNAPKILEQNLEKGFLLLSDLGTKTYLAELNNETADHLYTDATHALVLMQKASKPDVLPNYDEALLQRELDLFPDWYLKKHLNIELNAQQTEQLQKTFQLIIKNNLAQAKVYVHRDYHSRNLMVTEINNPGVIDFQDAVYGPITYDASSLWRDAYIAWPEERVIDWVIKFWEEGRKAGLPMPDDFGQFYRDFEWMGLQRHLKVLGIFARLFHRDGKDGYLKDIPLVLEYAIACANRYIELKPLARLLESTRTAKD, from the coding sequence ATGACTGACTCACGCTTAAACACCCTACGTAACTGGCTAAAGGCCCTAGAAGCTAGCTGGCAATTAGATCTCGACACTTTGGTACCAGCTTCCGCGGATGCCAGCTTTCGGCGCTATTTCCGAATTGAGTCAAAAAAGCCCGATTTCAGCACTTTAATCGTGATGGATGCTCCGCCTGAACATGAGCCCTTAGATGCCTTTATTAAGGTCGACTTATTGCTCACAGTAGCGGGTTTAAATGCACCCAAAATCCTCGAGCAGAATCTTGAAAAAGGCTTCTTATTGCTAAGTGATTTGGGAACCAAAACTTACCTAGCGGAACTCAACAACGAAACGGCAGATCATCTCTATACAGATGCAACACATGCATTGGTTTTGATGCAAAAAGCTAGCAAGCCAGATGTATTGCCAAACTATGATGAAGCCCTTTTGCAACGCGAGCTGGATCTATTTCCTGATTGGTATCTAAAGAAGCATCTCAATATTGAGCTCAATGCCCAACAAACAGAGCAATTACAAAAAACGTTTCAACTGATCATTAAAAACAATTTAGCTCAAGCCAAAGTGTATGTTCACCGAGATTATCATTCACGTAATTTAATGGTGACAGAAATCAATAATCCTGGCGTGATTGACTTTCAAGATGCTGTCTACGGACCAATTACTTATGATGCCTCCTCGCTATGGCGTGATGCTTACATAGCCTGGCCAGAGGAACGAGTAATTGATTGGGTCATTAAATTTTGGGAAGAAGGTCGTAAAGCAGGCTTACCAATGCCAGATGATTTTGGACAGTTCTATCGCGACTTTGAGTGGATGGGATTACAGCGTCACCTGAAAGTTCTTGGCATCTTTGCAAGACTATTCCATCGTGATGGCAAGGATGGCTACCTTAAAGATATTCCCCTTGTTCTTGAGTATGCGATTGCCTGCGCAAATCGATATATCGAATTAAAACCCTTAGCGCGACTTCTAGAGTCCACGCGTACTGCTAAAGATTAG
- a CDS encoding LPS-assembly protein LptD — translation MSHYRRRAGLCAPLFLHVTLRVMMGVALLQFAHFGRAQAPAPLPPVSQAGANTVLLPDRGNVTILKLDDQLRVGLPLDDNKALTFTSSDSIDGVVNRQMNLKGRAQIRRNGTVIKADEITYDPDTDIADLVGNVELSKGNTSLKGPTAQFKVDAREGQMETPTYELRDTRGNGTANKITIENSDIFIFDKATYTTCTPQNMDWYFTADKLEIDNEQKEMVGTHGVMRFFDVPIAYVPYFTAPTSNQRRSGILAPVAGYNSNNGFDITQPYYVDIAPNRDLLILPRYMAERGLQLGANYRFLDTKYSGILAGDYLAHDNKTGTSRWRYDWQQRQVFSGGLAPGGVPLPGSWTAYANMSRVSDNLYPTDFSQSIAGSVTSQFRQEIGTTKGLTGSLSNWVVSARALSFQTLQPDPTSTVQAPYNVLPNINATYNNRLTPAVADTSGKYITLPTGPATTFSTDFTRFSYNIGGNLAATAPGVYSQADRTVIKGAMSLPQITPGYYITPKVSFQSNTYNATPFITGGAPVAQGFTIPTLSLDSGLAFERDAKELKGFFGRDMLLTMEPRAFYVYTPYQSQAQTPLFDTADAGFGISQIFSENTFIGNDRIADSNAATLGLTSRMIEANTGTERANVTLAQKQQFTGQRVGLNGNIANPTTYSDTLGSGSLRLLGNFSADVFGQYNTQLNRFVQTTVGASWRPTQGRSLNFGYRNVWSPPVQASIQNNQSFVPAATTTDQYNISGQWPITKEISVLGRWGYDALTTKTLNTLVALEWTRDCWTFRGAYSQVLNTSQITTTQVLFQVEFRGFASAGSNPVDIMKLNVPGYMPTSKPIPPSIYENYQ, via the coding sequence ATGAGTCATTATCGCCGTCGCGCCGGCCTTTGCGCCCCTCTTTTTTTGCATGTAACCCTGCGCGTGATGATGGGGGTGGCATTGCTTCAATTTGCCCACTTCGGACGCGCTCAGGCCCCTGCACCTTTACCCCCAGTTTCTCAGGCTGGCGCTAATACTGTTTTGCTACCGGATCGCGGTAATGTCACTATTTTAAAGTTGGATGATCAATTGCGTGTTGGGCTTCCATTGGATGACAACAAAGCGCTTACTTTTACATCTAGCGATTCGATTGATGGTGTTGTTAATCGCCAGATGAATTTGAAAGGTCGAGCACAAATTCGTCGTAATGGCACAGTAATTAAAGCCGATGAAATTACTTATGACCCTGATACTGATATTGCTGACTTAGTAGGCAATGTTGAATTGTCCAAAGGGAATACAAGTCTTAAAGGGCCAACAGCGCAATTTAAGGTAGATGCTCGTGAAGGTCAAATGGAAACGCCGACATATGAACTTCGGGATACCCGGGGAAACGGTACAGCAAATAAAATAACAATAGAAAATTCCGATATTTTTATATTTGATAAGGCTACTTATACGACCTGTACCCCTCAAAATATGGATTGGTATTTCACGGCTGACAAATTAGAAATTGATAACGAGCAAAAAGAAATGGTGGGGACGCATGGGGTGATGCGTTTCTTTGATGTGCCGATTGCCTATGTTCCGTATTTCACTGCACCGACTTCGAATCAGCGTCGTTCTGGTATTTTGGCTCCGGTAGCAGGTTATAACTCAAATAATGGATTTGATATTACCCAACCATACTATGTTGATATTGCGCCAAATAGAGATTTATTGATATTGCCACGATATATGGCTGAGCGTGGACTCCAGTTGGGTGCCAATTATCGTTTTTTAGATACCAAATATAGCGGAATCTTGGCTGGCGATTATCTGGCTCATGACAATAAAACAGGAACCAGTCGCTGGCGTTACGACTGGCAACAACGACAGGTCTTTAGCGGTGGACTTGCGCCGGGTGGGGTGCCATTGCCAGGATCATGGACTGCTTACGCTAATATGTCTCGCGTTTCCGATAATTTATATCCTACAGATTTTTCTCAAAGTATTGCTGGATCTGTAACTAGCCAGTTTCGCCAAGAAATTGGAACAACAAAGGGATTGACTGGTAGTTTAAGTAATTGGGTTGTATCAGCTAGAGCTTTGAGTTTTCAAACTCTGCAGCCTGATCCCACCTCTACGGTACAAGCACCATATAACGTGTTGCCAAATATTAACGCTACCTATAACAACCGCCTTACTCCAGCAGTCGCAGATACAAGTGGAAAATACATTACGTTGCCCACCGGCCCGGCAACAACATTTTCAACTGACTTCACAAGATTTTCTTATAACATCGGCGGCAACTTAGCTGCTACTGCTCCTGGTGTTTATAGTCAAGCAGATAGGACTGTTATTAAAGGGGCGATGTCCTTGCCGCAAATAACGCCAGGCTATTACATTACTCCTAAGGTGAGCTTTCAATCCAATACATATAATGCCACCCCATTTATAACTGGTGGCGCACCAGTAGCTCAAGGTTTTACTATCCCAACCCTAAGTCTAGATTCTGGCTTGGCTTTTGAAAGAGATGCTAAAGAATTGAAGGGCTTCTTTGGTAGAGATATGTTGTTGACGATGGAGCCTCGCGCATTTTATGTTTACACCCCTTATCAGAGTCAAGCCCAAACCCCATTATTCGATACAGCAGATGCGGGTTTTGGTATCTCTCAAATTTTTAGTGAAAATACTTTTATTGGTAATGACCGTATTGCAGACAGTAATGCGGCCACGCTTGGTTTAACAAGCCGCATGATTGAGGCAAATACGGGTACTGAACGTGCAAATGTAACTCTCGCGCAAAAGCAGCAATTCACTGGACAGCGAGTAGGTCTAAATGGAAATATTGCCAATCCCACCACTTATTCAGACACTCTAGGTTCGGGATCTCTTCGCTTGCTAGGTAATTTCAGTGCGGATGTATTCGGGCAATACAACACTCAGTTGAATCGATTCGTACAGACAACGGTTGGTGCTAGCTGGCGGCCAACTCAAGGCAGAAGTCTAAATTTTGGCTACCGAAATGTCTGGTCTCCACCAGTACAGGCATCTATACAAAATAATCAGTCATTTGTGCCAGCCGCTACCACTACAGATCAATACAATATCTCTGGACAGTGGCCTATTACTAAGGAAATTTCTGTTTTGGGCCGCTGGGGATATGATGCGCTGACCACTAAAACATTGAATACTTTAGTGGCTTTGGAGTGGACCAGGGATTGCTGGACTTTCCGCGGAGCCTATTCTCAGGTGCTTAATACTTCTCAAATTACGACAACCCAAGTGCTTTTTCAGGTTGAATTTAGGGGCTTTGCTAGCGCTGGAAGCAATCCAGTTGATATCATGAAGTTAAATGTTCCAGGATATATGCCCACCTCTAAGCCTATACCACCATCAATATACGAGAATTATCAATGA
- a CDS encoding peptidylprolyl isomerase, with protein MMLSVIRFKQIIIHTIFFGLCLLVNMSFAQDAAKSNISADSKIRNIDGVAAVVNTGFVTRKEIDDRIAVLKKQGVKLPEDGSLRKLVLDRLILEKIQLQNAEQEGIRVSNKELDKIIADLAAKNKSTYAEFKAKVNASGTTFERYKELLRDDIMVSRYREREIEAKIKISDAEIDNFIADRTRAMTAVGASRSVPAGKGDIEEIDVAQIFIPVDANAGAGAQADAKKKADILLKDARGDVDFLQLGAMAAKDNPKIKFQELGYRTADRLPQLFYEAIRNTGGGQVANTVVKSPAGYHVLKVLDRRAVGASPPPQQAATPVSGSNMPQNIPITQTLSRHILLRSRPGLTDQDAERRLQGYRDQIRAKTADFAELAKKYSEDGSAQNGGELGWMSPGDLVPEFEQAMNRLQIGEVSNPVKTEFGWHLIQVLDRREGQLTVEKQRQFARAAIRERKFEQAYQEWLRELRDNATVKILNVDDAASSPPR; from the coding sequence ATGATGCTTTCTGTGATTCGCTTTAAACAAATTATTATTCACACCATTTTTTTTGGCCTCTGTTTATTGGTGAATATGTCCTTTGCTCAAGATGCAGCAAAGTCGAATATTTCTGCTGACTCTAAGATACGAAATATAGATGGTGTTGCCGCAGTGGTTAATACTGGCTTTGTAACACGCAAGGAAATCGATGATCGAATTGCAGTTCTCAAAAAGCAAGGTGTTAAATTGCCCGAAGATGGATCGTTGCGAAAATTAGTTTTGGATCGCCTAATTCTTGAAAAAATTCAATTGCAAAATGCTGAGCAAGAAGGAATTAGGGTTAGTAATAAAGAGTTGGATAAGATAATTGCGGATCTTGCTGCAAAAAATAAGTCTACTTATGCCGAGTTTAAGGCTAAGGTAAACGCTTCTGGTACAACGTTTGAGCGATATAAGGAACTTTTGCGAGACGATATTATGGTGAGCCGATATCGAGAGCGCGAAATTGAAGCAAAGATCAAAATATCCGATGCTGAGATTGATAACTTTATTGCCGATCGTACGCGCGCTATGACTGCGGTTGGCGCATCGCGTTCTGTTCCAGCTGGCAAAGGTGATATCGAGGAGATTGATGTTGCGCAGATATTTATCCCTGTAGATGCTAATGCTGGTGCTGGTGCTCAGGCTGATGCAAAGAAGAAAGCCGACATTCTTTTAAAAGATGCTCGTGGAGATGTTGATTTCTTGCAATTGGGTGCTATGGCAGCAAAAGATAATCCGAAGATCAAGTTTCAGGAGTTGGGATATCGTACTGCCGATCGATTGCCTCAATTATTTTATGAGGCAATTCGCAACACTGGTGGTGGGCAAGTGGCTAATACTGTGGTGAAAAGTCCTGCGGGCTATCACGTACTTAAAGTGTTGGATAGACGTGCAGTTGGAGCAAGTCCTCCCCCACAGCAGGCTGCTACTCCAGTTTCTGGTTCAAACATGCCACAAAATATTCCCATCACACAAACCTTATCTCGTCATATTTTGTTGCGGAGTCGCCCTGGTTTAACTGATCAAGACGCAGAGAGACGTTTGCAAGGTTATCGCGATCAGATTCGCGCTAAGACTGCTGATTTTGCAGAACTAGCAAAAAAATATTCTGAAGATGGCTCCGCTCAAAATGGCGGGGAGTTGGGTTGGATGAGTCCTGGTGACCTGGTTCCCGAGTTTGAGCAGGCAATGAATCGTTTGCAAATTGGTGAGGTAAGTAACCCAGTAAAAACTGAATTTGGTTGGCATTTGATACAAGTGTTGGATCGTCGTGAAGGCCAGCTTACTGTCGAAAAGCAACGTCAATTTGCCCGTGCGGCAATTCGTGAAAGAAAATTTGAGCAAGCTTACCAAGAATGGTTGCGAGAGCTGCGTGATAACGCAACTGTAAAAATTCTGAATGTGGATGATGCAGCAAGTAGCCCGCCACGTTAA